TTTGTTATTGTAAAACTCTCTGTGTCAGCTTTACTCCATGTCTCTAAGTCTTGCAATGCGTGTGGGTGATTACCATTCATAGTATGACGGCTATCCCAAACATGACACATTTGACCCATGCTGTTTTCTGATTATCGCCATAACCTTGTTTAACTGGTAGGCTAAACTCAGCTACAGCAGTGCCATTTTGTCAATATCTTAACTCTGCATCTTTGCCAACATTTCCGCTAGCTGTTAGTGTGTTAATTGCATCTTGCTTTTCCTATCAATTATAATGTTTTATACTAAATTAACTTTAATTATCTTTATGGAATGGTATGTTCATTCGTTCAACTACTGAAGATGTAATTTTCAATTTCACAACAATGTTTTCTTTTGGAGGTTTTCTTTATATAGCGCATTTTATTTACCCAAACTCAATAGCGCTTTATGGTCTGGATGCTCCGATAGGTGACTATTTTTTAATTCCAATATTTTTAATGAGTTATGGCATTTTGGTTTATTTCTTTGGATTGTCGGTAATTAATCGAAAAGTATATGATCACTCAGATATCTTCAATATAAATGCAAATCAAACAAAGAAAAGAGTTAACAAACATCTTGTTTATTTTATACCAGTGCAAATTTGGGGCCTAATATCTGCTTGCATTGGGTTATTTATGTTATTGATTCAAATTATATACAGGCTTATTTATATGTAATTCTACTTGCCATTTTCTTGCTCCAGTTGTTTTCTTAATATAAAATAAATACCCCTTATTAAACCAAATGAATTCTAGGAATCATAATTTATGAAAATTGATAGCCCTAATGAAAATAAATTGGCTATTAAAATAATAAAAATTATATGTGTTTCTTTGATATTTATTGGTATTGGTTTTCTTATTTATTACCAATTATTCATAAATCGTAAAGATATTAGAGCTGATATTATTCTCTTGAGTGCTTTATTGTTATTACAGTTTTTTTATTTTTTATTTAAAAGAGATTTTTCCGCTACAAAAATAAAAATGATGCTAATTGAAATCAGCGTTGTATTAGTGCTTTGGTGTATTTGATTTATTCGTTATAGCCATATTTACCTCATTGGTTTATTACGTTAAAATCACCATCTAGGATCATGTCATTATTTTGACTAATTCCTGCTTCGGCTTTTTCATCTAATACGACAGCTTTTTGAATTTCAATTGATGCTGGTAGGTATTTAAATAATCGACGAATAACTGTTTTCTTTGCCATTTCTTCGTAATATGTTTTCCATGGGCCTATATCACCAGCTTTACTGGTTTCCTTTACTTTATCGATTTGGCTTTTTGTCATAACTTCAAATTGCACGCCGCCGTCTTTTAACTTAGCAACAGCATAAATATGATGTAACGGTATACATTTATTGGAGAGAAACTTAGCGGTATGATAAAACCTCAACTAAGGAGGTATACCAATGACTCGACAATTAAGTAGCGAGTTTAAACGAGAATGTGCAGAGCTCGTCCTCAATTATGGTTATACACATAAAGACGCGGCTAAAACAATGGGCGTAAGCTTATCGTTACTTCAGCCTTCTTCGCTGTGGAAATGATAAACAGCAACAAGTCGTGTTGATGTTAAAGAAGGCAGGTAATTCAATTCATCAGATTTGTCGATGTTTATCCTTGTCATCGAGTACATTTTACTACCGAATGAAACCTAGAGCATCTAAACTCACTAATATCAGCCTTGAAATAGCGATGAAGGCAAGTCATCACGATATGGACGGTATCTATGGCAAATGTAGAATGCTAGTTGAATTAATTAAAAAAGGGTTTAAGTTAGGGTTGGATAAAATAAGGCGTGTCATGAAAAAATTGGGGTTAGTTGCCAAAACACCTAAACGGCATGCTTACCCTCGAGGAGGCAAATCCTCGATATTGGCACCGAATCATTTAAACTGGCAGTTTAATCCAACCAGATTCAATCGATATTGGTCAGGGGATATCACTTATATAAGAATAAGGCAAGGTTGGCTCTACCTTGCTATCGTAATGGATTTATGCTCAGGGCGTATTGTGGGGGGATTTTTCTGATAAACCTGATTCTCAACTGACAGTAAAGGCACTAAATATGGCAATACAGAGACGAAAAGGAAATAGCCCTGCTTTATTCCATTCAGACCAAGGTGTGCAATACCACAGTGAACAGTTTCAACGCATATTAACTCATCATGACATTACGTTTAGCATGAGCCGTGCCGGAAATTGTTTAGATAATGTAGTAACCGAACTGTTTTTTCGTTCATTAAAATTAGAAAGAATAAATTATCGAGACTATATCAAGAGAGAAGAAGCTATTACAGATATTATTGATTACATCGAGCCTATTTATAATCAAAAAAGAAGGCACTATAAACTAGGATTTATTTAGCCAGCTGAATTTGAGTATAATGTATTAAAAACTGCCTAAAAGTGTCTCCAATTTTAGTTGATCGTTACAAATATGTGAATATAAAATTTCTGGTCTTTTTTTGAAGTGACTTAGTATTAAAAGGGGCTCATTTCGATGCTATATCGATAACAGGTATACATTTATTGAAATTTTGATACAATTAATCAATGTATTAATTCGCTACTCAAGGAGTCTATTTATGCCAAAGATCGGTAAAAAAGTTTTTTGGGGTGTTATTGCTTTAATACTGGTAATTTTAATTATCTTCGATTCATCTATTGATTTTATTTATTAATTAATCAAACGGTATAATTCATTAAGCTATCCTATTTTAAATGCTCAGCAATTTCTCGAGCATATATTTTGATATTTATTTTCCCATTTTACTCGTTAATCATTAGCCTCTGAGTTTCATGAGTCTTAAGCATATTTAATTATTCAAAAAACCACACCATTTAGGGTGATATTATTTGGTAAGTTAATCATAAATTGTTAGAGGCCAGAATAACTGCCGGTTAGGCATAATAAACTCTCACGCAAGCAGAAGAATGTGTCAGACAAAAATATTGTTAAAAAACGCCTTGGCGTATTTATATGATTTTACATTATTAGTAAAACACTAATTTATAATAATTGAACACAATAATAATGCCTAATAATTAGTCAATTGCTGAA
The genomic region above belongs to Orbaceae bacterium lpD02 and contains:
- a CDS encoding recombinase RecT, coding for MQFEVMTKSQIDKVKETSKAGDIGPWKTYYEEMAKKTVIRRLFKYLPASIEIQKAVVLDEKAEAGISQNNDMILDGDFNVINQ
- a CDS encoding transposase, whose translation is MTRQLSSEFKRECAELVLNYGYTHKDAAKTMGVSLSLLQPSSLWK
- a CDS encoding IS3 family transposase — protein: MLKKAGNSIHQICRCLSLSSSTFYYRMKPRASKLTNISLEIAMKASHHDMDGIYGKCRMLVELIKKGFKLGLDKIRRVMKKLGLVAKTPKRHAYPRGGKSSILAPNHLNWQFNPTRFNRYWSGDITYIRIRQGWLYLAIVMDLCSGRIVGGFF
- a CDS encoding integrase core domain-containing protein translates to MAIQRRKGNSPALFHSDQGVQYHSEQFQRILTHHDITFSMSRAGNCLDNVVTELFFRSLKLERINYRDYIKREEAITDIIDYIEPIYNQKRRHYKLGFI